The following nucleotide sequence is from Anolis sagrei isolate rAnoSag1 chromosome 11, rAnoSag1.mat, whole genome shotgun sequence.
gcctgtggtggaggaaacacatacaatttaggatggaattgtccccgaatgaaagccttcccttgggtggtgggcagtgtggtgttggaccaaacttggtacacagagccccatgactgGCAAAAAAGACTGGAGggttttgggggaaattcaccttgatttgggtgagttgtagttcacctacatccagaaaacactgcGAACCCAAAcactaatggatctggaccaaacttggcacacagacctgatatgccgaaatctgatgactggaggggtttgtagggatctgatcttcctttctgggagttgtagttcacccacaaccagagaaacggaGTGGGAGCTAGAGCTGTTTGTGGAAATGGGAGCTTGTCTATGTAAATGgacaccccaccacacacacacatacatacatacatacatacatacatattttcacagaTGTGTAAATAGAtggataatattattatattatattatattattataatattatattataaattataatataatataatattataatattatatattatattatgtaacaAAAATACCTTTAAGTTTGCAATGCAACTCCGGGTGCCAAAGGCTGGATCGAGCCTTGCTCTTGTGTCGTTGCAGGATGTGTCGGTGTTGGAGTACGGAGCACCCCAATATGCCGCAGCTTGCTTGGCCGCCGCTTTCGGAGCCAACACTCAGGAGGCTCTGGTACTGGATGTGGCCTGTGGGACGGGGCTGGTGGCCCAGGAGGTAACGTCGcccaaaaagaacaacaaaaggaaaaggggggagtTTTCTAGGTGAAGAGAAAATAATAGAAAGAGAgagtagaaaggaaaagaaggtaaAGAGAttgaggaagaaagaggggaaaggagggaaagagggtacaacaaaagaaaaaggagggaaagagcttTCTATGTGAAGAGAAAATAAGAGAAAGAGgatagaaaggaaaaggagggaaagaggttgaggaagaaaaaggaaaaaggagggaaagagtttTCTAGGCAAAGAGAAAATAATAGAAAGAGAGTgtaaaaggcaaaaggaaaaggaaggaatgaggttgaggaagaaagaggggaaaggagggaaagagggtacagcaaaaggaaaaggagggaaagagtttTCTAGGCGAAGAGAAAATAATAGAGAGtgtaaaaaggaaaaggagggaaagagggtaCAACAAAAGGAAAAGTAGGGAAAGAGTTTTCTAGGCGAAGAGAAAATAAGAGAAAGAGTgtagaaaacaaaaggaaaaggagggaatgaggttgaggaagaaaaaggaaaaaggagggtgcagcaaaacaaaaggagggaaagagtttGAAAAGCAAAGCGAATAGAAGAGAAAGAGAGTGCAGAaggcaaagggaaaaggaaggaaagaggttgaggaggaaaaaaagaaaaagaagggaaagaggatggaaagggggaaaagaaaaagaaaggaaagaaagaaagcaggcaaaagaaaagggaaaactaAGGTGGTTCCATTTATAAAATTGTCAACTTCTTCCCAAGCTTCAGGCGGTGGGATTTCGCCACTTCCACGGCTTGGACGGCAGCCCGGGGATGCTGGAGCATGCGAGACACAAGGGGCTGTATCAGGACCTGAAGCAATGCCTCTTGGGGCAGGAGGCTCTCCCCAGCCCAGAAGGTTAGTGGCATCACTTGATTGTAGGGGGAAGGATTTATGGGGGAGCTGTGGGGTGCATTTCCTTCTCTTGTGGCCTCTCACCCTTGTCCCAAGGCTGCTACGATGCGGTGGTGATCGTGGGGGCACTCAGCGAAGGACAGGTCCCCGCCAATGTGGTGCCAGAGCTGCTTCGCGTCACCAAACCAGGTAGGACTTCCAGGTCACTCCCATGTCAGTGGGGTGCAGATCCACTCCGGGACATTCAAGGAGGTTTTGCTGGTGATcgccctttcatcctttcttccttctctctttccttccttccttcctctctttcatccttccttctctctttccttcctccttctttctttccttccatccatccttcctttccaccctttcatcatttcttctttctctcttcccttccttccttccttccttcctcccttccttccttcccttcctttcatcctttcatcctttcatccttcattttctctttccttctctcttttcttcctccttcccttccttccttccttccttccttccttccttccttccttccttccttcctctctttcacccttccttctctcttccctttattccttccttcctttccttccactctttcatccttccttttctctttccttccttccatccttcccttcctccctttcatccttccttcctttcttccttcccttccacccttccaccctttcttccttctctctttccttccttcccttcatcctttcatccttcattttctcttttcttcctccttccttcccttccttccttccttccttccttccttccttccttccttcctttttccctctctttcacccttccttctctctttccttctcttttccttttattccttccttcctttccttccactctttcatccttccttttctctttccttccttccatccttcccttcctccctttcatccttccttccttcttcccttccttcccttccttcctttcttccttcctttccaccctttcatcctttcttccttctctctttccttccttcccttccttcccttccttccttccttccttccttccttcctttcttccttctctctttccttcctccttccttccctttattccttccatccttcctccctttcacccttccctctctctttcctccctcccttcctctcttccttccttcattccttccttcctctctttcatccttccttctctctttccttccctcttccctttatTCTTccaatccttcccttcctccctttcatccttccttccctcttcccttccttcccttccatccatctttctcctttccacccttccaccccttctccctttccttccttgtttccttcctcccttcccttccaccctttcatccttccttccttcctcccatcactGGGCACCTGCTGGCGTGTggctcccaagttagaaagtgtGCCTGGTGTGTGACTTTGCTTTGATCCCATTGAGGCAATATGCCCAAGTGACACTAGGGGACACTCCTGGGACACGGTGAAACCAAACCAGCATGGAACGCAATGAGGGTTTGATGTGTCTCTGTGTTGGTTTCTCTATGGAGACCCAAAGACAGAACTCTCCTCGATGTTTGTTGACATCAGAGGCTCACCAAGTGTCTGCTGGGTTTCCAGGGCTGAGTTGTGCTGTGCCACCTTCACCTttgcccccttcctttccttccttcttcttttgtttCCAAATCTccccttcctattattattactactactactactactactactactacctggCCATTGATTGCTCTTCCGCCTCTCTCTGCCCATCAAGGGGGCTTGGTGTGCCTGACCACCCGGAACAACCAATCCAACCTTCCCTACAAAACCGTCTTGGAGAAGGTCCTGGCTGACCTGGAGCAGAAGGGATTGTGGGAAAAGGTGGCGGCGGAGGGCGTCGAGATGTGGGAGAGGGCGACCTCGGAGGAGGAATCGGGCCCCGGCTTGGAGTACATCTCCGGAGTGGTCTACCTCTATCGCAAGAAGGGAATGTAGCTGCCATGCAACACGGATGTTTTCATCATACTAATTtagcccagtgattctcaaccttcccaattccgcgaccccttcatacacttcctcatgttgtgttgaccccccaaccataacagtattttcattgctactctaTTTTGCTCGTTATGAatcgtcatataaatatctgatatgcaggatgtatttccattcactggaccaaatttggcacacatacccgatatgcccaaatttgaatactggtggggttgggaggggattgattttgtcatttgggagttgtagttgctgggatttatagttcacctacaaccaaagagcattctgaactccaccaacgatggaattggaccaatcttggcacacagaacacccatgaccaacaggaaatactgggaggggatttgtcatttgggagttgtagttgctgggatttatagttcacctacaaccaaagagcattctgaactccaccaacgatggaattggaccaatcttggcacacagaacacccatgaccaacaggaaatattggaaggctttggtaggcattgaccttgagtttgggagttgtagttcacctacatccagagagaactgtagactcaaacaatgatggatctggaccaaacttggcacgaatactcaaatgtgaatcctggtggagtttggggaaatgcccaaatgtgaatcctggtggagtttggggaaaatagaccccgacatttggaagttgtagttgctgagatttatagttcacctacaatcaaagagcattctgaaccccaccaacgatggaattgaaccaatcttggcacacagaagtctcatgaccaacagaaaatactggaagggtttggtggacattggccttgagtttgggatttgtagttcacctacatccaaagagcactgtagactcaaacaatgatgggtctggaccaaacttggcacgaatactcaaatgtgaatcctggtggagtttggggaaatgcccaaatgtgaatcctGGTGGAGTTTGCGAAAAAtaaacctttacatttgggagttgtagttgctgggatttatagttcacctacaatcaaagagcattctgaaccccaccaacgatggaattggaccaatcttggcagacAGAagtctcatgaccaagagaaaatactggaagggtttggtgggcattgactttgagtttgggagttgtagtttacctacatccaaagagaactgtggattcaaacaatgatggatgtggaccaaacttggcatgaatactcaatatacccaaatgtgaatactggtgaaacacagcagaaaatactggaggtctttgtgggaaattcattttgatttgggggaattgtagttcacctatatccagagagcatagtgaatccaaacaccgatggatctggaccaaacatgacacacagacctgagatgccgaaatttgattactggaagggtttgggaggggggggatGGATCTTCcttcccgggagttgtagttcatccacaaccagagaaactatgacctccactgatgatggacacACAGAATTGGatagaaagcttcagtggatactccttttccccatgattataactcttccaggacttgatttcctcctcccttcctgttgtctcagccccatgcatgttttgaagcagaggctggccatctgttgggaaggtttaGATGGTGTCTTCTTACCTGGCcgaagggggttgtactggattgcccttggggtcccttccaaccctccttcctctctttcctccttccccttttgcTGCCTCAACAGAGCAACACCTTTTGAGTTGTgtttccaaacaaacaaacacctcgCCACTCCAAAAGCCGCAATAAGGAAGAAGAACCAGGTGCAAAAGGCAAAGCCTTGTTTTGTTTGCCCCACCTTGACGTCCCAGTACCCGCCCTGCCATAAAAGGATTGCTATCCCAAGATAGGATGTAAGACCTTATTTTAGGGCTTGAGCATAAATTCACTGTCAGGAAAATACCCCCCTTTTTTGTGTACACAAGGCTTTTCTGTTGAGCTGCGTCAACAAAGGCCGATCCCTTTGGTCGGAGGATTTCAAACATTGCTTCCTGCCCTACATTTCTAGCTCCCAAGCCAGAAGGAAAACCCGTTTTGCAGGGCTGAGCCAAAGCACGTACAGCCCTCTGGCATCCTTTGGAGAAAAGGGAGAATGGCATGctgtgagatcctgggagttgtagtttgccaaggacttgattccatcattggtggagtgctCCTTggtggcaggtgaactatatatctcagtacctacaactccaaaatgcccaggccaattaccctccaaacccaccagtattcaaatgtgggcatatcgggtatgcatgccaagtttggtccagattggtgaactacaactccctcaaatcaatgtgaattttccccaaagccctccagtcTTTTTTTGccggtcatggggctctgtgtgccaagtttggtccaattccctctttggtggacttcagagtgctcatggattgcaggtgaactatacatcccagtacctaaaaCTCCAAAAGGTCTAGGTCAAATCCCCTCcagacccaccagtattcaaatgtgggcatattgggtatgcatgccaagtttggtccagatccatcattgtttgggttcatagtgcactctggatgtaggtgaactacaactcaaataaATCCCCCCAAGAcctacaatattttttgttggtcatggggcttctgtgtgtcaagttagtCACAGGTCCTTTGTTGTTGGAGTTctgagtgctcttagattgcaggtgaactatacatcccagtacctacaacttcaaaacgtccaggccaattcccctccaaacccaccagtattttaatttgtgcatatcaggtatgcatgccaagtttggtccagatccatcattgtttggttcatagtgcactctggatgtaggtgaactacaattccaataaATCTCCCCAAAGTCCTACAAAAAcctttgttggtcatggggcttctgtgtgccaagttagtcccaggtctatcattggtagagttcagagtgctcttagattgtaggtgaactatacatcccaggacctacaattcctaaatctctctagtatgttcagttgctgatcaattcctctgtttgctgtatgccataggaaaaaataggaaagggttaagagagaggcagtgggtggggacatgcaaattccacaccaatggagagagtaaggaacactgggctgcctgtggtggaagaaacacttctaggatggaattgtccccatacaaaagccttcccttgggtggtgggcagtgtggtgttggtggaggacaatGACAGGGCTCTTgaacatgttcatggtgctctctATAACCTACAATGTCATTAGAGGGAGACATCAttagacatctccagctcatcccctgtttgggtatcatccagcacgtcaacgacttaaatccagacatagttttctaagatctacagagacacttgctggaatgcctcagcaagcgagagtccaaaagtggcaggctcaaacccagaacctcaaccaatggctgatacgaaatgagagactcccccctgggcacacagaggactgggcgacttggaaggcactttggcaccacgagatgcagagccaaccttaagaaatgggccacaaagtggaatcctcaacatgcgagtgcggagaggagcaaaccactgaccacctgctgcaatgcaacctgagcccagccacatgcacaagggaggaccttcttgcagcaacaccagagtcactccaagtggccagatactggtcaaaagacatttaatccactaccaaactcacacattttgtattttctctgtttgtttgtttgctttgttctgttagaaatgtaatataattgactggctgccctgacacgagaaagaAAGATTAGAGGGAGGGCCTACTCAGgagtgtctcctgagtagtgggagctagagctgtttgtggaggcaggagcttgtctgtgcaagtggacaccccagccacacacacacaaacatattttatttttataatatttatttacttattttaatatttatttttacaatattattatattttatttatattttattatgtgtatagatttatttataccccaaatatggacactagactcctgttgatgGCCTTGGTCCAATGAAATCAGACGTAGTCCTTGTGGGCATAGCTTTCCGACGCTGCCTGTTTCTGGACCCGATACCGAACCCGGTCGAGTTTGGAGCTGTCTTTTGGGAGGCAAACGCAGCTTAGCGCGGCTCCTCCGAGGACAAGGAGCCCGCTGGCCGCCCATCCGACATACAGGGAGACTCCCAGCTCTCGCTTCAGTGCTTCGGGAACCATTGGGTTGTAGAAGTTGCGGATGATGCTATGGGCTGACCAGGAAACGGGGACGAGGAGGGCCAACGCAGAAAGGACAAAGAGGACCCCGGAAGTGGCCACGATCTTGGCTTTGGTTGCTCGGCCGTCCACACAGTGAGTGCAGTCGGCTCCGGAGACGGCGAGGAGCAGGGCCAAGATGGCACTGGCAACGGAGGCCACAGCCGAGGCTCGGGCAGCTTGGAGGTCTGGTGGCAGCTCCAACAGGTTGTCGTAGACCTTGCACTGCATCTGGCCAGTGCTTTGGTAGACACAGCTCATCCAGAGGCCCTCCCAGAAGACCTGCGCCACGATGATGTTGGCGCCTCCGAAGGCCGTCACTTTCCACATGGGCAAAGCGCAAGCCAGGACGGCACCCAGGAGGCCCAGAGCGGAGAGTGCCAAGCCCAACAGTTGCAAGGCCAGCATGGTCCCACCTGCGGAAAGGATACGGCAGGGGTCAGAATGGGTTTGGAAACATGGAGCATTGTCATCATTGGGCATTGCCATCTCTCCGTGCACCTTGGGGTTCtacagcatgactttatggtcagaTATTGAACATCGAATCGCACCAAAGGGCCTcaagattcctagagatgtgcTCTCTTTTGGCACCCCGAGGTCCTCTGGTGCAAATGTATGGCCTGAAAGTGACCATCAAAATCACAATGGAGGACGTTCAGATTCTTAGGGATCTCAAGATCCTCCTGTGCAATTATATGTTCACTTTTGGCCTGACATTGACTATCAAAATCATGTTGGAGGACGTTCAGATTCATTGAGATCTCAAGGCACTCGAGTGCAATTGTATGGTCACCTTTGGACTGACATTGACCAtcaaagtcacactggaggactttcAGATTCTTAGAGATCTCGAGGTCCTCCCATATAATTGTAAGGTCACCTTTGGCCTGACGTTGACCATcaaagtcacactggagaatgTTCAGATTCATTGAGATCTCAAGGTCCTCAGGTACAATTGTATGGTCATCTTTGGCCTGACATTGACCATcaaagtcacactggagaacgT
It contains:
- the LOC132763882 gene encoding claudin-9-like, which codes for MLALQLLGLALSALGLLGAVLACALPMWKVTAFGGANIIVAQVFWEGLWMSCVYQSTGQMQCKVYDNLLELPPDLQAARASAVASVASAILALLLAVSGADCTHCVDGRATKAKIVATSGVLFVLSALALLVPVSWSAHSIIRNFYNPMVPEALKRELGVSLYVGWAASGLLVLGGAALSCVCLPKDSSKLDRVRYRVQKQAASESYAHKDYV